The Pseudanabaena sp. PCC 6802 genomic interval ATTGTTTTGCTACTTGAACTAATTCTTTGCTGATGTTGTGATTCAACCACTTTTGATAGCGTTGTTCTCTCCCAGAGAGCCTTCTCAACAATCTTCTAGAATTGCGAGTGCGTTTGGATTGAACTCCCGCTCTGACTCGACTAAATCGGTCGCGAACTGTTTGAATCTGCTCGCCACTCCAGCTTTTATTGGTACTGGTAGTTGCGATATCTCTGCGTCCGAGATCGACTCCAATCACTTTTGGGGTTTTCCCCGTAGGTGGCGTGTCAATCTCGACTACAAAGTTGATGTAGTAATCACCCTGTCTGGTTTTGTTCAGTGTTGCGCTTGTGATTTTCTGTCCTCGCAGCAACGCAATTTGATAGCCACCTATTGCGAGTTTAAAACGATGGCGTTTCGTCAAAGTGATACCGACTTCTTGGGTTTCTTCCCAATAGCGAAAGGTTCGTTCGTTAAGGCTAATCGAAGTAGGACGGAATTTGTGAATCTGTTTTACGGCTTTCACGTTCCCGACAACACGACGAATTGCCATGCAAACATGGTTAGAACCCAAACCAGTAGACGCTCTGACTGTTTTGTAGGCCAGATGGTGCAATTTGGTTGTATTCCATTGTTTGAATCCCTGCCCAATTTTCAATATCTGATTACACGCATCCGCGAATCCTTGAAGTGTTGCGTCAATTTCAGTCCGCAACTCTTTAGAGACTATAAGCCTGCATTTAACTGATAGTAACTGAGTCATAGATACATAATAGTGCATCCAGAAAAGAATATCAATAGGCGACTAAAGTCGCTCGCGTCGCTTTTCCACCCTGGACTAAAGTCACAGGGTCGCCAAGCTCTCGGAGGTTTCTGATGCTGTCTAAGATTCTAGCTTTGGTTGGCTAGCTCGGTATAGCAGTCAACGGTCAGCTTTCAGCGATGGGCTGTTAAAAGGCCGATCGTGCCAGCGTTTGATTAGACCTCTTGCACATTAGGCTTAGAGTGCTTGACTAGCAAGCGTTTCTAGCAGTAATGGTTGCCAACAGGTATGAAATCAGGAAACATCAGGACAGCAAAATTAAACAACAAAAATGTCCTGACGATGAACTCTAAGATAGCGCAAAACCTCTCAACCGCAAAGTTCAAACGACGCTTTGGGGTGCAACACAGCACGTTTAAACAAATGCTGAAAGCCCTAAAACCATATTGGCAACCAGAGCTAAGCCAGGTGCTAGCCCGAAATTGCAGCTAGAAGAACGAATTTTGGTGGCCTTGGAGTATTGGCGAGAATATCGTAATTCTCTCTGGCCGTTATCGCAATCGCCGTCGTCGCTATGGCTTGCGCTGCAATTTAATTGCCGCTTTGTACAACTATGAACTGTCTCTGGCTGCTTGATTTAAAATTAATGTGCAAGAGGTCTATTTATTGAATACGATCGCCCTTCTCTATTTTCCTTCTCAACGATCGCCCATTGCAGATGCGGTGATATCGATGCCAATATCGCCAACAAACGAAAAAGTTCTCACAAAATCGAAAATCTGACGTATCTCCTTGAGTTTGATGTCGTAGGGCGCGATCAATTTTCCAACGTCATGCTGGAGTTTTTGGATATCTTGAGCGAGATATATGTCTGGATTGCGCTTTTCACGATCTAGATAGCGATTGAAGACGTTACTGAGGGTTTCATTATCTTTTTCTGTTTGATGTCGGCTTTCTTCGTAGTAAGAGCCGATTTCTTGTAGGATGCCGCGCATGAGGTCGGGGTAGCGGCTGGAAAAAACGAGAAGGGATAGGATCGCTTGCTGTTCTTTTGGTGTGGGTCGATGTCCACGGGTGCGACTGAGGACTTTGTAGAGTTTATAGACGTTGGTGAGGCGTTTGAGGCTGCGGGGTGAGAGTTCGGCTTCTTGGCAGCAGGCGACGAGGCGGTTGAATTCTTGGGGGGAGAATTCGTTGAATTTAGTGCCGCTGGTTCCGCCGTCTTGGACGACGGTTTGGGCGCGGAGGTAGGTGCGGAGGGCATCTTCGGCGATCGGGCGGACGCGGTAGGGGATTTGGATGATTTTCTCGAGGTAGTCGGCGGCGGAGGGGCTACCTTGGAGGGAAAGAACGCCTTTGTAGTGTTGGGCTAAGGCGCGGTTGATGTAGCGCTCGTCGATGGCGAGGACGGCGATGAAGAGGGGGTTTTTGACCAGGAGTTAGACGGCTTCGAGGACTTCGACGACGGTATTGGGGGGACAGCGATCGAGGTCGTCGATGTAGACGACAACACGGGCTGGCCCTCTGGGAAATATCTGCTTCAGCTTGTCTAACTTTGTCTTAAACTCAGTGGCATTTGTTGGTGGTAAAAGACTGCTGCTCAACTTCCAGAGGTCGTCTTTGAACTGGTGCATTAACCCCAGGTGTTTGCTGTAGTCGCCGTCTTTCAGTCGAGAGTTGACAAAGTCAATTAGGGAGGAGTAATCGGCTGTCAATCCAACCTCTCGTCGCTGTTCTTCAACTAGGAGCTTAAGGGATGCTACTTCTTGGATGAGTCCCGCAACTTTATTCTGTTCCTGTTTAAGTAAGACTTCACGCTTACTCTGAATCTCTGCTTGTTCTTTCTGAACTGAGGTGATGTAATTGGCCAGAGATTTGAGGATGGGGAGCAGAGCTGTGACGCTTGCAGTTATAGCAGCTAGAATCTGAATTGCCGATGGAACTTCTTTGGGGATTTCTTTAATCCACTGCGGTAAACTTTCAAACCAAATTAGAATATTTTGAATCAGTTGATTGAACCAATCTGCTATTCCAAACTTTCCTAGGAGTGCCTGAGTTGCTGGATCCAGCGTCAGTACTATCAACAGGGTCATTGTGAATAGAGCCAGTAGTCCTTGCCAACTCGTAATCGCCTGACGCAGCATCGTGTAAGTTTTACCTGCTTCCGTAAACTCT includes:
- a CDS encoding RNA-guided endonuclease InsQ/TnpB family protein gives rise to the protein MTQLLSVKCRLIVSKELRTEIDATLQGFADACNQILKIGQGFKQWNTTKLHHLAYKTVRASTGLGSNHVCMAIRRVVGNVKAVKQIHKFRPTSISLNERTFRYWEETQEVGITLTKRHRFKLAIGGYQIALLRGQKITSATLNKTRQGDYYINFVVEIDTPPTGKTPKVIGVDLGRRDIATTSTNKSWSGEQIQTVRDRFSRVRAGVQSKRTRNSRRLLRRLSGREQRYQKWLNHNISKELVQVAKQSGAALVFEDLTNIRQSLNEKPRNKTERRRTNNWAFHQLRIFVQYKAAIAGVSVVFVPPGYTSQTCNRCGHIHPIKGKSYRSVKKFKCGYCGFEHDADVNAAMNIAALGLSFVSQPERPGMNCQLEGQIPLLTIFQI